The sequence GTTCCTGAATACAAagtcaattaaaataaatacatcctCTGTAACACTTCGGTGGCATCCTTCCTGCTAACATTCACATTTGCCCAAagcaattaattaaaatttaagacacATTGTTTCTATTTCTTCAATTAGCTAATTACAAACATTGTAAAACTCGCCAAATAGATTGTAATTTTCGAAGTCCACTGTTTTTATCGATTAAGAGTGTTGTACAAAATAAACACCGAGAACCATTGATAAAAGTAATACTTCCTGAATTATTtaagaaaaaaatcattttaagTTGGTCTAATGGGAAATTATTTATATCCATGTTAATCGTGTAATTGTGTGAGTTTTATCcttatctctttttttttaaatcttagtTCAATTGATACATCAAAAAATAATTATGTAataattttgatataatattttcaaaatGAGCAACATCTTTTTCATTGACTTTAACTTTAAAACTTAGATTATTCTGTAACTTgtgatttgtgcttgcatgatgtTGTTTACATGTCTTCGGGAAGCCCTCTTATCATCAAAAGAGAATTCATTCTAATGAGCCCTCCTCTTCTAGGCATAATGCTACTATTCATGTTTTGCAACATGTAGCGAATACATTTACTCTAGAACATAAATTGGAGACTCATCACAATTCATCGTCTTCTAGATGTTTGGAGAGGAGTTAGAATTGATCAATCTTGTACATAAGTCTAGATGCAATTGTAAATGATATGCTTATCTTCCAAAACATGCATTTATTTGCAATTTCATGGGCATTTGAATCTCCATACCCTTCTTGGAAACCTAAAATTAAAAAAGTTGATATCTTGATGGAGATATGGAAATCATCTTAGTTGAAAATCGATATTTCTCTGCCATCTTTTCAGCAATGGCTGATTGGAATATGATTTTTGAAGGGGGGCCCTATTTTCAAAATTAGGAAGGACTTCATCAAACCCTAGCATATGAATTTTGATCACATGGAAAAATACCTGAACCAATATGCTACTTTAGGTTTGTTTACAATGACTTCCAACGAAATTTTGGAAAACTGATATTTTGTAGTCTATAATAGTTGTTGTCAAGAAACCTCTGGACCCATTTAGCAAGATATTGGAATGAAAGGTATGAACTTACACTCATATGTGTGTAAATTGATATAGACAAGATTGTTCAATATGAAATGGATACAACAATTAGATTATAAGGATTTCAATTTTAATTATTGTGTTCTTCACATATATGTGCATCTTTAGAAGAATGACCCTATGAAGTTTACAGATGTATCACACATTTAACTAGAAGCTAGTATAGTTAAGACAATGAATGAAGGAAAGTCATGGTTGAATCAAATGTAAATGGGTTTTTAATTGTTATATACTTGAACAAGGGAAAATGTACATTTTTGCAAAGAAAATATCCTCCCAAAAAACACTTTTAGCAATAAGTTTGatatacaatataaaaaatttaatgaatGAAAAAGACATGGAACTATTATGCATAAATAAGATCATCTCAATTAGGATGTCGATCCTCAACTTCTATCTAAACGAACTACCGTTTTAGGATATATAGGGAAACATTTAGTATCTAATGAATAATATTTTCTAAATTCTATTCATAGTAAAGATTATTTCGAATCAAGAGGTTGTTAATCTATTTTTTTCTATAGCTAATTTTGTGGTTTCTAGACGATACAATTTTTCCTTCACTGGTAAGGACTCTTTTGATCAATCTTGTTGATAATGTATGTTGGATGGTTGTCCTACTTTAGAAACTTTGGTTGAAAGTAGATATAAATTTTCTTGCCCTTGGGATTGAAAAAAAAATCAcaagataaaaaaataaagaaaaattacaATGTAGGTAGGATGTGAGATTAGTACAAAATAAAGATGATTGGATAGTCATTAGTGGATCAAGATATTTCTCAAACTCTGAAAAATGAttgcaattttttaaaatgttatgGGTTATAGTAGTGACCCTTGTCGAAAGAATGCTTAGTCTATTTTTTGTGATCATAatcctcaattttttttttcaagaaactAAAACTTTTGTATAAGATATGGTCTCTCTTTCTTAAAAAAATTGGAAGATAGGCCAATGTCAATGTATTAGTTTGGGTGGTTTTGTTGAAGGATTGACTTGCTTCTAGGATCCTTTAATACTTACTCCTTGTTTGATAGCTTCTTAGTTTGAGTTTGAAAGTATAATATTCTTTACTAATGTTTATGATTCCATGGAATTTGAGGGAAAGGTGATGCTTTTTTCTCACATTAAATTTCTTCATGCTTTTGTTGATTCTCTTTCTTGGACTTTAATTGAGAATGTTAATGTTATCCTTAGATTTCTTGAGAAATTGAGTGGATGGAATTAGTTGGATCCTTCTTTAGTTTTTTATTAGAGAGAAATTATCTTTTCTTAGATTGGTAGATTTCAAAGCCACTAACAATTTGTTTACTTGGAATAGTAGAAATGACAGGTCtgatttagttttaaaaaaatttaatcagTCTCTAGTTTCAAATTATTGGATAGGTTAATAATTGGGCCTCCTTTTTTGAAATAATATAGTGTAAACAACTAGACAAATGACAAATTAAGTTTTCCTCCTATTTTCTCCTCTTCCTTAAAAGTCCCACTTTAAATGTTAACTTATGTGGCTTTGAGATCCTCCTATTTATGATCCTATTAGGTTGTAGTGGTTAAAAGGAAAATATTATTGTGGCACAACCATATACACTCTTTTCAAAAGCCTCTAGGTTATCATATTTATGCTTAAAGAGGTAGGAGGAGTGAAAAAATTATTTCGTTTTTTAGTTCTTGTCATGGAGCCATGGTTTCTTCATTCGATGACATTTAAAGGGAAGCTATTttatatttttcatctctcttaatggaaagtgGTCCTAAGACTTTACAGGAAGAATACATTAATGTAAATGTTATCTCTCCTCTAATTCAAGAAAATATGAATAAATTTCTTATCAGACTTATCTCTTCTAAGGTGCTTgaattatatatttttcaaatgaATAAATGAAAATCACCTTGGCTTAATAGTTTTCCTATTGAATTCTATCaactattataatatgttttaaAGGCTAACTTTCTTGAGCCAATTTAAGAACCCCAAGTGAATAAACAAGTTCTTAAAGAAATAAATTCTAGTTTTTTGACTTCTACTCTAAAATTGTATGTTGTTTCTTCTTTCGATATGTTTCATCCTATATCATTATGTATTGTGTCTTACAAAACAATTTCTTGAAGCATCCTAAATTTTACTCCCTTCCAATTTTGTGCTtacttgggccctcaccttagtgtttatCCCCTAAGGCTTGATTGAAtccttgattctactcacaccaagaATCAAGCTCAAATTTTCATGATCTACATTTCTTTCCCTAAGATCTTAGGATAGTGATGTCCACGACCATGGCACTAGGTTCCAGGGTGCCCAATTCCATGGTCCTCCCAaatagggcccattttggggcctcataacagTAACATGATTTGAGCGGGAACCTAGATCTCATgttggctcatgttggaaaattaattttGTTTCTCGACtaacatgtataaaaggaggtttacccCCTCTCATTTTGAAATTAATcgctcaatcaatcaatcaatcaaacattcataattcaaattcaagtgagcaaccaATCACTCTTCTACCAATAATTGGAgcagaagtaaagtcaagattcaagcattggagatggcatTCATGTTCCATGTTTTATGAAGATTATCTACATGAAACTCTAAGTTCTTGTGAAGTAAAACAAAGcttcattaaaaggtatatcattagtgttttatATATTTTTACCCTTTCACTGAAAAGGAAAGAATTTTTAttatagtacttcatttacatttcaattttatttcattgttaattccaaaactagggtttgacctaaggcaaacccctattctcaaTCATTTTCCCCTCTTGAATATGTGCATGAACAGGTGCAAAACAATAAtttttaggatcaacattattcacagagatgaataggttcccttttggacaacaaaaagttcaAAGGACTAGGGTGACTAGCAACACGATCCCAACAGTTCAGGTCAACCTTCTAGAAATAGATCTGAACCTTCTTCTATTTCTCAGATGTAGGATGTGGCTTCGTGCAATGATTTTAGCTCATTGTTTACATTTGACCTAATTTTAGCATCATAGTGTTCTAGTTGTGAcccaatcatctctcatatatacatatcatagtgttccacctccttactctcaacctcaacctacatacaacaatgttactcctccatcgcAATCCAATATATCCAACTTCAATTGATCGACTAGAGCAACaatcaataacttagcccaaactATCTTATTCTTACAACAATTGGCTTcgattacccaatccaagtttaatgtgcccacatttgatgtagcgagcctatTATCCGATGACATTGTCCATATTTTCCCTCCTGAATATATGGAAGTCCTTTAACTGgagatttgaaatagaaaaaatgtTCCCTTGACTTGTGTGAAAAcaattcaaactttgtgtagtgactttgctcacgATGAAacacttatggctaaattgtttactcaaaCATTTAGGGATAacgctttacaatggtattgttatttgcctccttattttattacatcatttcaataattagctaattctttcatccaacaatttcaaaataattttgcTCCTagaattactttgactgatttgattcattgtaagcaaggtattaaagaaaaaatgactaattttattaggagatataaacatttgtattctcaaattgcttatcctatgcttgaccatgatgttcaaagaatttttattgctatttttcaaaaagacattagagataagcttctattttattagtttacttcctttatgcaattgtgtgaattgttttataatttttagttTCCAGtgtgtcaatttgaatcatctccttcaatggttctagttgataagaataacaatgctcaacaatattttgtacaGTATTAAATGAACAAGGGATACATCAtgatcaatgaaaacatcaatatTGAAGTGGTAGACATGACATTAAATgtagcccctttatccaaatactttagaaaagaatttactcctctttataagtctttgcatagcataatgacataattgataaataaaaatgtgttgaaacttcctcccatcgaGCCAATTTATACCTCCAGACCTTTGCCAtcctatcatgatcccaaagccttttgccaatttcattagTAACTCAACAATGATACTAATAAGTCTTATACCTTATGGAAcaggattcaagactttattgataacaataccatattcatagctagtgtgaatgacaaaggaaacaaatccgtagctcctcctaatgAATATCTctaaatctttactaatcctttgcattccaattctactaatgtggttgaattTGAGCCTTTTGACAATTCTCCCAATGACCTTGATattgagtctaataatatggtgaatctAGTTGGTAAACCTATACCTCCTAAGCATCcatgcattacttttgatcctagtgagactattgttgcacctgatggtgCACTATATATCACTACAAGattcaaagacaaactctcatgaggggtgctcattgatccaacatgtgTGGTGAATGTGATCACTCAAGGATATCTTTATACTTTATAATTTTATCAAGTAGCATATGATGAATTTGATGTATTGgccaaggtgtatgatggtttctcttgaccTACTATTGGTTCttttactcttcccattgaggttggcagtaagtgcttagatgtcatttttccTAGATTGGataaatttcgtgtgaagttgggacatccttggctcttttccatgaaagagatcccttctactattcataaatatttaaaattttccaaCAATGGAACTACAATAACAATTAGTCATTATCATAACAACTATCAAACTTATCTAGAAGAATACTATAAAGAATATTCTACACTAATAGAAATTTATAAGTTTAATGATAATTTATTAGTTTACTTGTACTGAAATTATTTATATCGATTAGGTATAGACAATTGAATTTGAGCATATATTATTTGTAACATCTTTAATGATTGAGATTTAAACATGAAATTTTATTAGATATATACCCATCACTAAATCTAGACATGGATTGATGATACAACATTCCTATATTGCATGGAAATCTATCACATTATTGTATTAGACAGACTCAATGTATTTTCCACATTTTGTGGATACTTATTGGTGCATCAAATAGAAAATTTATTTCATAAAAGACTTGTATCTTGTAGAGATTTTATAAGATTATGTAGCAACTTATTGTTACATTCCATAGAACCACACTACCATATCACAAGAAAATAAAGTGCAttaccatataatataattttctaGCACTTCATCCttttttcttattttcatttctatagatagttaatatttcaattatattttACAGGCTACTCATTGTGTATATTTTTTCAACGAGTATCCAAAAATTCTTTCTTACATTATTTGGATTATTGTTCCTATGGTTCTCCAAATACAGTTCTCATCTTTCTTGAGACTATCTATATCATTTGAAATACATGCTTGTGTTAGATTCGTGTGAAACTCAAAATAGGAGAAAATTGTAATGATTAAACTAGGATAGCCATCTGAAATTCCAATTATTTTTAGCCAACTTTCATTAAAATATCAAATAATACAATCGAGATGCATAATAtttctttttcaacaacttttAGGATtgcactccatgatccatcatcaagatatgGGAGACATATaagaaaaataaatgtttttgagTTGCATAAGATTCATAGTTCGCATTTAAAATATAAGACACAATATAAGCTATAAATtaaaataacaataaatataaGACCATTAaggatatattatattttttatatgcgATATCCTACAATATATTTAAGAAATATATCTATAAATAAAAATACCAACTAAACCTATACATATACCTATACTTACAACACAACACAATAATGCCTTTTATGTGTATATAAATGCATATTATAAACATATATAGATAAACTACAAGTATGTCTACTATTTAGATGTATTCCATAAACATTCTTTTATAGTATCTAATGAAGGATTTGACGTGGGAGAAATTTAAAGACAAAAAAGTACGTTGTACAGGcttatattttttaaaacaattgAAGTTCTCCAATCGATTATAACAATTTAGTTGGTTCCGAGCATTCCAATGTTTTAAGAGGGAGAATATCGGCATTCATACACTCCCAAAATAATTCACGTCTGCATCGCCTGGCATATTGATTAATTAGTtttatattttgaaaattgacCGATCAACGATAATTCCCTTGTTTGACAATCGATTATTCAATTGCAGGACTCTGAATGTAAACCCTCTTTTTTTGTAGTTTTATGCTTGATTTTAATTGACTTCGACGGCGGAGTTATTTGGAGACGTCTGCCAAATATAAGCGACAGCAGACACAGATGGATAGATGGGCTAACGATAACACCCTTGCTTCCAATTTAGGGGAACAAGAAAACATGAACTGGACTGCCAAGGAACATTGTGTTTTTCGCTGTATTATGCAAGCAACAGCTCATTTCTTCACGGGGATAAACTAACCAcgagatttgcttataaacatcaTGAATATATAGCTTGGTGTCTTTGAATCCACTGTATGCTGGTTTACAATACTGTACGTCCTCCTCTTCCGTATTATAGGTTTTGTGCCTGTGCTggtttaataatttaattttggaATGGCTAATTTCGAAAAGTCCCCAGGATGTCACGATGTATCCGTCGAAATACAAAGTGCTAAGGCATCTGCACATCATTTGCTCAATAAAACCCTAACTTTCAAAGTTTGGGTGAAGCGTTCCAACTCCATTAATAAGGTTCTTACAAGCGATGAATCCGTTATCTATCAGAAATCAGAAAGAAATGGATCCAGCGGTCATTTATATGATTTGGATATTGAAGCCAATGATGGTGATATAGAGCAACACGCCGAACATGAGCTAATACTTACCGTTTACAGGCgtctattccttctctcctttgctTTCAATTTGACTGCACTCATTTTGGCTGTAACCGGCCAATTTCCATACGCTGAGAAAGAAGCTGCTCTCTTTTCAGTTGGGAATATTCTAGCATTGGTGTTGTGGCGCAATGAAGCCTTTCTGAGATGTGTGTTCTGGTTGGCGGTGAAGGTGTTGGGAAGGTCATGGGTTCCACTCCCTCTCAAGACCGCCACAACATCGTTCCTTCAGTCCGTAGGAGGAATCCACAGCGGCTGCGGCATTTCCTCTATCATGTGGTTGAGTTATTCCCTCGTGCAAAACCTGAACCATCCTGAGACCACCTCCCCGGAGATGAGAGGCCTGGCATCGCTCATTCTGGGACTCCTTCTGATAAGCTCCGTCGCAGCATTCCCTCTCGTCCGACTGGTCTCCGAAAGGTTCCACCGTTTCACCGGCTTGTGTGCTCTCGCTTTGCTTTGGGTTTTCGTCATACTCTCTGCAGCTTACATTCCTGCCGAGAAATCCTACCGGCTACGTGGCTCAGCTCTTGCCAAGAAGCAGGATTTCTGGTTTACTTTATTCATTACATTTCTCATAATCCTGCTGTGGCTGACTGTGAGGAGAGTGCCGGTGCAAGTATCCGGTGACCCCAGTTTAATAAATGAGCATATGATGTTCGCGGGTGCGGTCGGAGATATAAACAAAAGCTTGGTATCTGATCCGGCAAAATATCTGTATACTTCTTGTGCTCAATTCACAGGGCTGCCATATCTGATAAACATGTACAACAAAGTGGTAGTGGTGGCCAAAGGCTCGGGCATCTGTGTGTTTTTGTCGTTCATGCTGGAGCCTTGTCCAACTGAGGTTTATGTCATTTGGGTGGCCACAGCGATAGAGAAAAACTTTGGAGACGATATTGTGAAAAAGATTAAAAGCTACCCTTCTGAAAAGATGATAATTCACGACACGGCTTTTTCTGGTCGTCCAAACGTGCCGCAGATGACAGTAGAGGCAGTGAGAAAATGGGGAGCAGAAGTGGCAATAGTGAATAGTAATCTGAGCGAAAGCAGAGACGTGGTCAATGGATGTAAAGCCGCGAGAATTCCAGCTTTTGGTACAATCTGGGATTCTTGATTTCGTGTTTATATCGCATACGTTCTTTGTATCCCAAACGTATACATAGATACATCtttaaaattcatataaaataatgtttttatcttATATTCATAGGATTATAAaagaatgtttcatttttcttttcttttgagaaCAATTATTTGTGGTATACAAGTTCATGATAACTCTTGATCTCAATTAATATTGTAATACTAAGCGTATCTATTGGTGCAACTGAAATAATATGTAAAGTCTCGTAAATAAATTTTCTTTCTAATAGATTATCGCATATTGTTGTGAAATAAATACACAAATCTCATTTGTCATTTGGTTTTTATGTTCTTTTTTATTGAAAtgttaaaatgaaatatattatcaAGTGCAATACTTTTTTTAATTCATGTGAAGGTAGGAAAGTATTACATTCATTGAATTCTACTATTTAATTAGCTTAACCAATCATTTCAaagaattagataaatatttgtacATA is a genomic window of Cryptomeria japonica chromosome 7, Sugi_1.0, whole genome shotgun sequence containing:
- the LOC131049251 gene encoding adenylate-forming reductase 03009-like → MANFEKSPGCHDVSVEIQSAKASAHHLLNKTLTFKVWVKRSNSINKVLTSDESVIYQKSERNGSSGHLYDLDIEANDGDIEQHAEHELILTVYRRLFLLSFAFNLTALILAVTGQFPYAEKEAALFSVGNILALVLWRNEAFLRCVFWLAVKVLGRSWVPLPLKTATTSFLQSVGGIHSGCGISSIMWLSYSLVQNLNHPETTSPEMRGLASLILGLLLISSVAAFPLVRLVSERFHRFTGLCALALLWVFVILSAAYIPAEKSYRLRGSALAKKQDFWFTLFITFLIILLWLTVRRVPVQVSGDPSLINEHMMFAGAVGDINKSLVSDPAKYLYTSCAQFTGLPYLINMYNKVVVVAKGSGICVFLSFMLEPCPTEVYVIWVATAIEKNFGDDIVKKIKSYPSEKMIIHDTAFSGRPNVPQMTVEAVRKWGAEVAIVNSNLSESRDVVNGCKAARIPAFGTIWDS